A part of Deltaproteobacteria bacterium genomic DNA contains:
- a CDS encoding iron-sulfur cluster assembly scaffold protein, translating into MGRSPAGRRPDVTQYSAAVLEHFRNPRGPGRLPAGAPGTVSGEARHDDGGQRVRLHLCVDGAGRITHARFQAFGCPIAIAVASAAVARIEGASVEAALRVGADEIAHELELLPEQRRLAELPLAALRCALAYLRAP; encoded by the coding sequence CTGGGACGATCTCCGGCGGGCCGACGGCCGGACGTGACGCAGTACAGCGCGGCCGTGCTCGAGCACTTCCGGAACCCGCGCGGCCCGGGCCGATTGCCTGCGGGAGCCCCGGGCACGGTCTCTGGCGAGGCGCGACACGACGACGGGGGACAGCGCGTGCGGCTCCACCTCTGCGTCGACGGCGCCGGGCGGATCACGCACGCACGCTTCCAGGCGTTCGGCTGTCCGATCGCGATTGCGGTCGCGAGCGCCGCGGTCGCGCGGATCGAAGGCGCGAGCGTCGAGGCCGCGCTCCGGGTCGGCGCCGACGAGATCGCGCACGAGCTCGAGCTGCTGCCGGAGCAGAGGCGGCTTGCCGAGCTTCCGCTCGCGGCGCTGCGCTGCGCGCTCGCGTATCTTCGCGCGCCGTGA